The genomic DNA catcatcacaaaGTGTTTATATTGTGAAGTTGTGATTCATATTCTCTGATCTTTCTCAGTGGATGTGACTCTGGATCCTGATACAGCAAATCCATATCTCATCCTGTCTGATGATAACAAACAAGTGAGCTGTGGAAATATTAAACATAAACTCCCCAACAACCCAAAGAGGTTTGATACATGTGGAAATGTCCTGGGAAAGCAGGGATTCTCATCAGGGAGATTTTATTATGAGGTTCAGGTGAAGGGAAAGACTGGATGGCAATTAGGTGTGGCCAGAGAATCTGTTAACAGAAAGGAAAAGACGACACTGACACCAACGAATGGATTCTGGACTTTGACTCTGATGAAGAAGAATGAATATTTAGCTTCTGATGATCCTCTGTCTCTGAAAGTGGGTCCACAGAAGGTGGGTGTGTTTGTGGATTATGAGGAGGGTTTGGTCTCCTTTTATGATGTGGAGTCCAGATCTCATATCTACTCTTTTACTGATCAATCTTTCAATGAGAAACTTTATCCATATTTTAGCCCATGTTTAAATAATAAAGGTAAAAACTCATCCCCATTGATCATCACACCTGtcaataacaacaaataaatgtaccaACCAAAAATAACACACTTAACCAACAATCGAATACTGCTTTGGAGTGGTATTCAAGGCtatagggggcgtgcacactaaagcttttatGCCCGCGGCCGGCACATGTTTTAATTGATTACAATGGAAACTCTGTGTTTTTCAAATTAGCCAACAGCTAGCTTTTTTTCCGCACTAAAAATCGGTGTCGCTGCTTTTTTCCGCGCTGAGcttcgagagttgaaagagattcaactttgggtgaaaagcttcgctcgtcaatgtcagttcttacacggccgtccaatcacagtggaggagggccaggacaagtatcacaacaaccaaccggctcacagctgaagtatcacagctaccaaagcactcagctgaaaaacagctggtatTCTGAGTCTTTCAGgcattttcagccgcgtttaaagttttggtgtgcataACCCCTAAGCGAATCATGCATCATGTCCTGCATGTAAACCATGAGACTTTGCCCAAACCTCGTGAGTTGTCGTGGAAACTTTTAATTGTAAGTTAATAAAGTGATATGACATATTTTGGTAGTAAACCAGAACGTGTTGCACATTTGTGCAAAGATTGTtacgtatttttttttaaatcggcaACATGCTTTATCACATAATTAGTTGTATCGTTTATTTCGGGTACTGAATAAACAACAAACTTTAACAAAACTCAATGCAAACAATGAAGAATTCTGAAAGGTTCAGATAAGTGTAACGTTAGATGATAATCTTTAAATTCAGCAAATGTTCATTTCagagtgtttgtgttttcattttaacaacacgtaaaaatatatattttccaacatcctaaataaaaaacaaatacattttggtgCAAATTGCCTGGCTGGATATACCTGGATTGACATTTTTACACGTATTAAGTGTGTCACATCGGGTGAATAATTCCTACATGCACGCTTGGCATCTTCATGCCCGCTAAAACACTTGACCCAAATACAGGAAGTACGTCATGTGAGTAGTCAACtggtcaagtgcaaagactGCAAGTGTGGGTTTTTAAACGCAGCCATGCTTAGACTTAAAAACCACTCCGAAGCATGGGTTTAGTGTGGGTTAAAGGCACATTGCCAGTTTCATGGGACAGTCTTGTGCACTTATTTCCTGAAAGGATCCTGCCAGATCCTGTATtcagatatgtataaaggctagatgtctcacCTGCACTGCTAGCCAATTGAGTGGAGTGTCCGCATTTggtggccatcttaccacagggcgctcttgctcactcgtagcattgagttttaatggtgcaggtacttttaaacagaggtggaaaaagtactaaaattttgtactcaagtaaaagtaaagttactttaataatattttacttaagtaaaagtaaagttacttgtctaaaaatctactcaagtaaaagtaaaaagtaagtcattttaactttactcagagtaaaagttactttttttacagcggggagaggtggaggattctagtatagttcaaaaacgacaagggaatatacactcaaactagttgtgtttaattgtaggaacatctttacagttaaagtgcaataacaaaaagttaataaaataaaaagcttttttaaagtaagaaacatttatggaattatttaatgattttacatgtgagttatgcacttttgaaggtggtcagcagctacccactaaacacaggacgtcggatagacgtgcagatcatgtctatattaggtccgtcggtccatgactaattctggacatctattcgacgtccaaattaggtccactatttggacgtccaaacatgaccctacttggacgtcatcTTGACGTTCAACATTTCACCTTTGAACTGGGTCatttttttggacgtcatttggacgtctataACAGGTGCAGAAAATTTACATGATTAACATTTCTTTTATAATGCCTATTAACATGATTAATGCATGAacagttcagatgcaaaagtttCTAAGTGCCATAAAATGTTCTTCTACAATgagcatttatatatatatatatatatatatatatatatatatatatatatatatatatatatatatatatatatatatatatatatatataagttcaATAATTTAACTGAAATGGCAATGCATTACCTATGAattctcatttatacaggctttagaaaaatgataattctAGAAGAAGCTTTCACATGGCACTCTGCACAGATTACTTTTAACTTTTCAGTTATTTCTTTATGCATACATGTATTTTTGCATGTGTCTGTTTATGTGTTTGGAAATGCTGTCTGTGGAAAATTGTAGTTCAGAAATAAATATCATGGTAGCATATATTAGGTCCACCCCTTTGAAAAGAACCGCTAAACAGCTAAAGGATAGGCGAGGAGAACTATCTATGAAGGGCTTTGGATTTCAACCAAAAATACCAAAACCAGCCACAATCACTCTGATTGGTCGAGGCTGCACATCATCATAACCCAACCAGTAAACGCCACTGTGATTGGTCGAGGCAGCACATCATCATAACCCAACCAGTAAaggccactgtgattggtcgAGGCAACACGGCAGGCACTCGCGCGCGACTGTTCAACCACAGAGTCACAGCATTTCAACTTTTGCATCGCTGGTGAACGTTTCGTCTAAGTTGAAGGTAAGTGTGGTACCCTAGTTAATGCTATTACCATGTGTACGTGTAGTGTTAGGTACTTTCGCGTTATTGTCTTAAACTTCGCAGACATGTTGTGTTTAACGCTACAGCCGCGAATGGTCAAGGGCGTTATAGCCTGAACGGCACGCATGCTGTCCACGAGAGAACATGTACATTTGAACAATTTGGAACACTAAACTGCATATATCCAGCTAGCAAGATCATGGCACAGAATTCTGATTGATTAGCTCATTACTAACTACAGTAACGTTAGTTGGCGTTCGCATGCGGTGTTCACAGGTGATTCAAGGTCAGTTGATTTCACCGTCCCTCAGTCACTTTTATCGTTCATGAAATGAACATGACACGTTTTATTGTAAACcattaaatatgttttgtctCTGATACCAACCCACTTGTATAAGAACCGACCTTTACGTAGCCTTCACGTTGTTATCTGGCTGTTAACTAGTTACCAGTCTTTGTTAAAATCAAGGGTTCATTTTGATTGTTCCAGGGGCTTTTCCAACACATTCACCCTGAATATCGATTGAAAACATCTATATTGTAATTATATGTAGATAATGTTGTAGGCTATATTAGTTTTTAACTTTGCATCACTTAAAGGAGTACTTAACTGTCTAATAAAAATGTCATGATAGACTACTTACCCCCATGTCATTCAAGATGTCTGTCTTTTTTCAATCAAAAAGAAAGTAAGGTTTTTAAGGAAAGCATTCCAGGAGTGTTATCCATGTAATGGACTTCAATGGCAACAAACTATTAAAATGTTCAAAGAAGGATCAAATGTCTGTCTCTGTGCACCTCCTATATAGTCTCTATACGATTCCATTACAGAAATAAGGCACTTATGTACACAAACATGGGTATAGGTAATTTTATATTCAGatatatttatactttttaACTACAAATTCATGCCTTGTACCATCTCGGATATGCCACACATGTTGGAAAGgtcatgtaaaaaataaagtaatacaggaaaaataataaattaaaacgAAGACATCAGACGAGTTTCTTGCCGTTCTCTACCTTTTTACACCGAGAACACAGAGAAATAACTTTGGTAAATTATGTGACTTTCCACCGTGAAGATGTAATACCTGGCACATCTCAGAGATGAGCaaaataagcatttctggtaaaaagtgttttttatatatatatggtaaaaaaaaatttatttttatatatatatatatatatatatatatatatatcatccTTTAAGTTTTGTGTGATGGAGATTGAAGAGTTTAAGGTGTTTTTAACCAATTTTTTGTCTCTCAGGTGCTGTAAGGAGTGAGGTGTTTTCCTTGTTAGTAGTTAAACGGCCTAAACAAGGTACGTGTTGTGATTTCATTCTCTCTCCTGTTGTGCTGGCCCCAGTCAAATTAACAATGAAACTAAACTAATTTGGAATAACGACTTTGTTTACAGATGACTTTGCGAGTAAGGCAATGGCGAAAACGCCAAAGAGAACTAGATCAACTCCTCCGTTATTCTGACAGTGATGAAGAGGGACAAAGTGTGCCAAGTAGTTGTAGCAGTGATAGTGTGCCTAGGACCCCAGATAGTTTAATAAGTGACAATGATCTTGGAACATCACATAATTTTCACTTTGACACTGATGTGGACTACTGCTCTTCTGACTCGGAACAGGAACCAAATGAAGCTGAAGCGACTAGCTTTGAGGACGAACTCAGACAGTGGGCCTTGGAGCACAATTTGACACACAGAGCACTTAATGACCTACTGCCCATATTAAGAAAGCAAGGGCACCTATTGCCTGTGGATTGCCGGACACTCCTTGCTACACCACGGCACAACACAACAGAGCCTAAATGTGGTGGCCAGTATAAGTATTACGGCTTAGAAAAGGGTATCTGTCGTTACTTGAGTCAGATGGAGAGCAATGATGTGCACCTCAGCGTAAATGTTGATGGCATCCCACTTTTCAGAAGTAGCGGTGTCCAATTCTGGCCAATACTGGTGAAGTGTGGCCATTTTGATCCTTTCATTGTAGCCATGTTCAGTGGACAAAGCAAGCCAAGTCCTCTTGAGGAGTACTTAAATGACTTTGTGACTGAATACAAACATCTCAAGGACAATGGCATTGCTTTTAAAGGCCAGACTTACACTGTCAATATTGATGCTCTGATATGTGATGCACCAGCAAGGGCATATCTGAAATGTATTAAGGGTCATACTGCCTTTGAGAGTTGTGAAAGGTGTTTAATCAGAGGTGCTCGTGTTGAAAGTAGAGTGGTTTTCAATGAACAGGAATGCACTTCTCGAACAGATGATGGTTTCTCCAGAGTGGAGTACACAAACCACCAAACTGGTATCAGCCCCTTCATTGCAGCAGGAATTCCTTGCGTCAGCTCCTTTGTCCTGGATTACATGCATGTCGTCTGCCTGGGAGTAGTTAGGCGCCTGTTAATTTATTTGACTCGTGGTCCAAAAGTGTGTCGTCTTTCTGTGAGGCAAAAGGATGCAATTTCTCAAAAGCTAATTGCACTAAGAGGGAAGATGCCAAGTGAATTTGCTAGACAACCGTGGGGATTACAAGAAATTGATAGGTGGAAAGCCACTGAACtaaggcagtttttgctgtacACAGGGcctgttgttttgaaagctgTGTTGTCACCTGAAAAATACCAACATTTCTTGTCCTTGACAGTATCCATGTCGATCATGCTGGAGTCAGATGACCGGATTCGAAGTGCCTATCTCCAGTATGCGCAGGAGCTAATCAAACATTTTGTCATGTGCTCTGCTGACCTGTATGGCAAGACCTTTCCTGTATACAATGTACATGCACTAATTCATCTCCATGAGGATGCCAGCCACTTCAACTGTTCCTTAAATGACATTTCCTGTTTTCCATTTGAAAATTACCTGCAACAAGTCAAGAAACAAGTGAGAAATGGGAGAAGTCCCTTGGAACAAGTGACTAGGCGTTTGTCTGAGATCGAGCAATCAGAAGTGTACAATCGCCAAAGACACCCTAAAGTGTTTTCCTCTGTTAAAGAAAAGGACAGTTGTTTTCTTTTGAGGGACAACAGCTTTGCTTTTGTTCGACAGAGAAACGCAGATGGGTCTTTTGCTTGTGAGATTCTGCACCAGCGTCACACTTCACCATTATTTCAGCAACCGTGCAGCTCTGGACTACTGAACATTGTGTGCACAGGAAATGGGCTTTGCAGAATGAAAAATGCACTACTGCAAGAAAGGGATCTGTTCCGGAAGGTGGCCTGCCTCCCATTTGAAGCTGGTGGTTTTGTCCTCATACCCCTTCGCCATGGTGTGGAACAGACATATTAAggttaacaattttttttcccTTTTAGCTAGATTTCATCAGGGATCATCATAGCTGATAACCTATTTCCATCCGTTTGCTTTCTGTATGTTCCTTGGTGACTCCTGCATGTCCTTTCTTACTGCATCCATAAAACTCACCGGGACTCTTTCTGTCCTCTTGCCACAATATCCTACTCACAATGTATCCCTCATTGCCCTTCCATTCATGTCCAAACCCTCTGAAATTTGAACTAAAATGTATCAAACTTTTCCTTTCCAGGTCATGTACACGAGGGCTGTTTGGAGGGAGGGTACCCAAGAGGAGGAGGGTGTAGTTCCTGACAGTTGGATCAACAGACAAATGAAAACCGTCAGATGGCCACATAAGTTGAGTGTTTCTAAAACAGAAAAGGCTATAAAGGATAAAATTAACCCCCAGGATGACTGGATGACATTCtcattaataaaaattaaaattacttCAGGCAagttttgaatttttttctaaTCATCAAAAAGATTCATAgaaaattaaatacattaccATGTCAAAATATTGttgaattgatttttttactgAGAATTGTGTAATTTCTAGATAAGCGTTGTGAATGTGAGACCTACAACCTGACCAGCCAGGCAGAGGAGGAGGGCGATGAGGTTATTAGTGTGACGAGGAAGTGCACTAAAAAAGGAATTCCGGAGGGTTTTGTTAGAAATGGTATGTTTTTCGTCCTCAAATACTTTATAGGTTTGAAATATCATATCGGTTGTCACACATTGTGCGTGGAATTTCACACATgaacgttatttttttttttgccagaaTTATCGGATTCTGATGAGAGTGTCAGGGGTAATGGCTTTTTTCTTAAAGAATTTATAATtccaatttcaaaataaatcacattttttaagatcATACATTTTTGGAAATGGGTATTCTTAGTTGTACATGATTACCTCCATGTAGGCAGCAAGCTACCCCCCTACCCTACAGCACCAAGGAAGCTGCAGCCCCTTGAGGACACCAGCATGTTGCACAATACTTGTGAGTACTGAAAACCAGTTATGAAGCATAATAATGTTGTGTACATATTGAGTCACGGGCTCATTCATGTGTTTTAGCCCATGAAGATGGAGCCATGTCTGGCCAAGTAGAGTGTGCGGGCAGTCCTCAGGGCAGTGAAATGTGCCCTCCAAGTGAGTGTTCACTTTTCCCGTTGCACAAAACGCTGCACTGCACAAAGTCGTAGTCCATTCAAGATGgtattcttttttaaatatacatgcaAATTGTCACTGGCTCATTCATGTATTGTAGTCCATAAAGATGGAGACATGTCTGGCCAAGTGCAGCGTGCAGACAATCCCCGGgacagtgaaatgtctcctttcaGTAAGTATTTACTTTTGTCCTTGCAACATCCATAGTACTGCATAAAGTCGTAGTCCATTCAGAAACAGTAGGTTCTCACTGCTTGTTAATGAAGCGTAGCACTGCCTGAAGTATTTCATTATTAACTTGGTATATGCAACATGACCATACTTACAAGGCTGACCCATGTGTTTCAGACTCTGTAACTGAAACCTTGCATGGTGTGGTGGAGGCCTTCTCTGGCCTGGAGAAATGTGCAGCCAGATCTCAGCGCAAGGACATTTCCAGTGAGTATTCAGTGTATCCGTTGCACCAACCCAAAGTCAccattttaatttatatttctgTGTTGTTGTTCATGTTAACGCGCAATTACACATCCAGAAGGGAGCAGGTGAAACCTGAGAGAGGGGTTCAagcagaccaatcacagcgcttgtgtCCGCATAGAATTGACGCTTTGTTACATTTTTGAAGAGGTGCACGTCAGGGTATGCCGAAGGATATGTGTGCTACACACAGCCTTTGACATAGATATGGTGGGAGTTTGACACTGAAGTATAAATTGAAAATAATAAGTCTACTTACTGCTTGAGAATCAAGTTtggaaattatttattttactggCTTAATGACATGTTCCACACTTGTCTGCCTTAGAGGAGTGGAGTGTGCCAATTCTTAGACTTTGTTTCATTTCAATACTTGAACATCtttgaacattttttgttttctttacgGCCAAGACGCCAGCACAGCGCCTCGGAGCATGGATCTTTTGACACCCTGTGAGTATTCATCTCATCACACTTAACAGTCACTGTTGTGTTTTGTCAGGCCTTGTTAATTGTAAGAATTTACTGTGTTTTTCAGTATCTCGTCATGCAGCAAGAGGTCATGTGAGGGATGGGTATCGCTCCAGGTAAAGAAGCAGGACAGGGCACAGCACAGCCTTAGTAGTGCCTGGCTTCTACTTGTTGGTCAACCAGTAGGGGCTAGTCTGTTTTAGTGTTAAAACATGGCATGTTATTGTGAGTTATAAATGTGTGGccaattaattaaatttaaatgttacTAGGTCCAGCAGTGGATCCACCATTAGGTCATGGAACAGTGATTATTTGAGTCACACCTTCAGGTCCAGACATGATGGGTCACAGCACAGTGATGGTGCGACGCATACAGTCACTGCTTTATTACTTTGTCTAGCCGTATGTGACTAATAAATTGATCTTGTATCTTGTACAGTCAGGTCCAAACATGATGGGTCACGACACAGGACCAGACATTATGAACGATCCCGTAGTCATGCCCCCAGTCCCCCGGCCAGGTCCAGACATGATCATAGAGCACAGCCTTGTGATGATTGGTCCCGTAGTAATAACCGGTCACGTAGCCATGCCCTCAGTCCCCCGGCCAGGTCCAGACATGAACAAAGAGCACAGCGATGTGATGACCGTTCCCGTAGTGATGACCGATCCCGTAGTGATGCCCTCAGTTCCCCGGCCAGGTCCAGATATGATCAAAGACCTCAGCGCAGTGATCTCTGCAGCCCCCCCTATGACAGGCATGGTGAGTTGTCACCTGCATTCGTACTGCGCTCAATTAGGATGATTTTGTTATTGAGGTGGTGATCTGTTCAACCTGGCTTCCTGTTACACAGTGCAAACATTGCTTTGatgaaaattaataataattaattgcAAAAGTTACTTTAACTTGATGTCTTGTTCAAACTACTTTGCAGTTAAGCAAGTTGTATAGATGTTTATTGCTGAGTTAATGCTTAACTTTTAATAAATCTGTTATGTTGtctaacagttttttttccacATGTAGTGACTCACAGTGGGAGATGGGACTTTCCATTGCCATGGGGTGGTAAGTATCGATATTGGCAGTGGATTAGACCCttttaatacactgtaaaacctaaaagttgactcaactcaaaccattaaAGGAAACCGGTTGCATGAAACCAACTTTTAAAACGCATACATTTCAGTATGGTGAACTTGAGTCATATGCTGAAGTTCACAGTACTGAAATGTATgcgttttaaaaattaaatggtTTAAGACACCAGTTTCCTTAAATTGTTTGAGTcaagttaactgttaggttttacacCATCTCTTCCTGCACTGTTCTCTCTGTCCACAGAAACTGCTTTTCAATTTTAGCTGTGGTTTTGTTTTATGTCAATTGATTACATATCTTTGGACTTTTGTTTCTCCAACACTGCTGTACCAATAACAAACACTGaagctgattacaaaaacaATTGTTAACTAGCTAAGCTTGCTATTGTAATTGGGGCATTATaattaacaaatgttttattttagtgTTTCAGAAGAAGGTCCTGAGCCTACTAGTCGACATCCACCATCGCCTGAAGGAACCGCAACCTGCCTCTTCAGCTGTCCATATAGAGAGGATTGACACCATGGAGGACTTTAAGATACAGGAGCAACGCCTTTGTGATGCAAAGGCCTTTGATATCCTGGTAGGTTTTACAAGTGTGGAAGTAATTGATAGCCTAGAACAAAATAATACAGTGCACTCGCACACTGTTAGATTCCTCTGGGGAGTATCAGTCAACTTTATTGTGGATTTATTCGAACAGGTGCTGCAAATTTCAAGAATTGGTGGGCGAAACACCAAGGACTGTGTCCACAAAGTGTTAAACAGGTATGTACAACATTTTTTGCATGTGCTCATTtgcctttatatatatatatatatatatatatatcctttacattaatttatttttctttaggCTCTTCACCAACAGTCTCA from Misgurnus anguillicaudatus chromosome 20, ASM2758022v2, whole genome shotgun sequence includes the following:
- the LOC129441488 gene encoding uncharacterized protein, producing MTLRVRQWRKRQRELDQLLRYSDSDEEGQSVPSSCSSDSVPRTPDSLISDNDLGTSHNFHFDTDVDYCSSDSEQEPNEAEATSFEDELRQWALEHNLTHRALNDLLPILRKQGHLLPVDCRTLLATPRHNTTEPKCGGQYKYYGLEKGICRYLSQMESNDVHLSVNVDGIPLFRSSGVQFWPILVKCGHFDPFIVAMFSGQSKPSPLEEYLNDFVTEYKHLKDNGIAFKGQTYTVNIDALICDAPARAYLKCIKGHTAFESCERCLIRGARVESRVVFNEQECTSRTDDGFSRVEYTNHQTGISPFIAAGIPCVSSFVLDYMHVVCLGVVRRLLIYLTRGPKVCRLSVRQKDAISQKLIALRGKMPSEFARQPWGLQEIDRWKATELRQFLLYTGPVVLKAVLSPEKYQHFLSLTVSMSIMLESDDRIRSAYLQYAQELIKHFVMCSADLYGKTFPVYNVHALIHLHEDASHFNCSLNDISCFPFENYLQQVKKQVRNGRSPLEQVTRRLSEIEQSEVYNRQRHPKVFSSVKEKDSCFLLRDNSFAFVRQRNADGSFACEILHQRHTSPLFQQPCSSGLLNIVCTGNGLCRMKNALLQERDLFRKVACLPFEAGGFVLIPLRHGVEQTY
- the LOC129441487 gene encoding uncharacterized protein, which codes for MYTRAVWREGTQEEEGVVPDNKRCECETYNLTSQAEEEGDEVISVTRKCTKKGIPEGFVRNELSDSDESVRGSKLPPYPTAPRKLQPLEDTSMLHNTSHEDGAMSGQVECAGSPQGSEMCPPIHKDGDMSGQVQRADNPRDSEMSPFNSVTETLHGVVEAFSGLEKCAARSQRKDISNASTAPRSMDLLTPLSRHAARGHVRDGYRSRSSSGSTIRSWNSDYLSHTFRSRHDGSQHSDVRSKHDGSRHRTRHYERSRSHAPSPPARSRHDHRAQPCDDWSRSNNRSRSHALSPPARSRHEQRAQRCDDRSRSDDRSRSDALSSPARSRYDQRPQRSDLCSPPYDRHVTHSGRWDFPLPWGVFQKKVLSLLVDIHHRLKEPQPASSAVHIERIDTMEDFKIQEQRLCDAKAFDILVLQISRIGGRNTKDCVHKVLNRLFTNSLMAKFNLKGKGKRGKRPLEGTKAYRAIKEGIMKFDLAATEEYIKMIVAEHLKHAPQRLGGGGFTMP